The Haloarchaeobius litoreus DNA window TCCCTCGACGAGCCAGTCCGGGGAGTCGTCGCTCTCGCCGTCTATGACCCAGCGGTCCATCCGGCCGTCGCAGCGCGTGCAGAAGCCGAGCTCGGCGGTGCTGTGGTTCCGGATCGCCCAGCGGTGGGCCACGTCGACGGCCTCCTCGGGCGTGCAGTCGTAGAGGGCACCCGGCGGGACCTCGACCTGTGCGAAGTCCTCGCCGCAGTCGGGGCAGGTGATGTCGACCCGGGATTCGTCGAACGTCGCCGTCATCGACGAGCCGCAGTCGAGACACGGAGCGTCCATCTGGACGGGGTCGGCGTCGATGCCTTTCGTGTAGCCGCCGGAGAGGATGGCCCCGCCGACGCGTGCGCCTTCGCGGGTGAGGGCGTAGCCGTCGTCGCGCTCCTCGACGAAGCGGTCGGTGAGCTTCCCGAGGTGGTAGTTGAACTGGCCGGTGTCGCGCATCCCGACGCGGTCGTTGAGCTCGCTGAACGACAGCGGCTCGGCGGCGTCGAGCAGCGCTTCGAGGACGCGGACCCGCGTCTCGTGGGCCACCAGGCCGAACGCCTCGTCCGGCGGGAGGCGCTCGATGACGATGTCGGAATCGCTCATACTGCTCCGTTCTCGGACCGAGATAATGAGCGTTGGTGACGGTCGGAGTCGCGGGGCGGCTACTCGTCGTCGTCGGTGACGGCACTCACGAGCACGTCCCGTGCGCCCTCGACCTCCTCGGGGATGATGGTGTGGCCCATCC harbors:
- a CDS encoding DUF7351 domain-containing protein; the encoded protein is MSDSDIVIERLPPDEAFGLVAHETRVRVLEALLDAAEPLSFSELNDRVGMRDTGQFNYHLGKLTDRFVEERDDGYALTREGARVGGAILSGGYTKGIDADPVQMDAPCLDCGSSMTATFDESRVDITCPDCGEDFAQVEVPPGALYDCTPEEAVDVAHRWAIRNHSTAELGFCTRCDGRMDRWVIDGESDDSPDWLVEGRFEAFVRYDCERCGSGWFTDVGLALLSHPAVVAFHYDHGIDTRETRLWELEWVSADASTVVGRDPLRVAVSVTLDDETLTLTVDDGLSVLDEERTPA